TGGGCGTTCACCGGCGTTGCCCTTCTCCTCACCTTTCCAATGTGGGTGACGGTCAACATTCTCGGCCGCCCCGACGAGGGCGTCATCGTCGCGGGCTACATCGGCAGTTTCGTGATGGCGGGCGCCTTCCTTTCGATCGGCGCCTGCATGTCGGCCATTACCAAGAACCAGGTGATCGCATTCGTCGTCGCGTGCGCCGTGTGCTTCCTCTTCATTCTCTCCGGCACGCCGATGGTGCTCAACTTCGTGCAGGGCTGGCTGCCGCAGGTCCTCGTCGACACCGTCGCCTCGTTCAGCTTCCTTACCCATTTCGACGCGATCAAGAAAGGCGTAATCGACGTCCGGGACGTGATATTCCTTGCATCCCTCATCGGCCTCTTCCTCTACGCGAACATCGTGTCGGTCGAACTCCGGAAGTCGGCATAAATCCCCATGCGAAACCTGTCCCGTCTCGATCGCACCACGCTTTCGATCCTTGGCCTCGCAGTCGTCGTGGCGTTGTTTTTCGCCGTCAACATCCTCGCCGAGGGTGCTTTCAAGGCGACGAGCCTCGATTTGACCCAGGGCCGCATTTACACCCTTTCCAAAGGCACTCGCGAGCTCCTCGCCGATCTCAAGGAGCCCGTGACCCTGCGTTTCTATTTCTCGACGCGGCTTGGCGAACAGGTGCCAACCTACGCCAACTACGCCGCACGCGTGCGCGAGCTTCTGGAGCGATATGTCAGTTTGTCGAGCGGCCGCATTCGACTTGAAGTGTACAATCCGGAGCCGTTTTCCGATGCTGAGGATCGTGCGGTCGGCTACGGTCTGCAGGGCGTCTCCCTCGGGAACGAGGGCGATCAGGTCTATTTCGGTCTTGCCGGCACCAATAGCACCGACGATGAGCAGATCATCTCGTTCTTCCAACCGGATCGCGAACGCTTCCTCGAATACGACGTGACGCGCCTCATCGCCGGGCTTGAGAATCCCAAGAAAAAAATAGTCGGGCTCATCAGCTCGCTTCCCATGGCCGGCGCATTTGGCAATCCGATGATGGGACAAGGGACCACCCCGCCATGGACCGTCCTCACCGAAATGCGCGAGCAATTCACCGTGCGCGAGTTCGGCGATGATCCGGACAAGATCGACAAAGACATCGACGTCCTCATGATCGTGCACCCGAAGAAGCTGAGCGAGAAGGCCCAATTTGCAATCGATCAATTCGTGCTCGGCGGCGGCCGCGCACTTGTGTTCGTCGATCCGAATGCCGAATCGGATGCAGGGCCGAGTCCGATGATGATGACGGGGGCTACCAGCTCCGATCTGAAAAAGCTTCTCGGCAGTTGGGGGGTTGAACTTGTTCCCGGCAAAGTCGCCGGCGACCGTACCCTGGCCACCCGCGTGCAAGCCAACGTCCAGGGCCGAGTCCAGACGATCGACTATATTGCCTGGCTCTCCCTCGGAGCCGACAACATCGACCACAACGATGTTGTGACGACCGATGTATCGAGTCTGCTATTCGCCACGCCGGGCATTCTCGAGCGCACGAAGGACGCCTCCACGACATTCACGCCCCTCGTCGAGACGAGCAGTCAGGCGACGGAAATCGATGCCGAAAATCTTCGAATGATTCCCGATTTCGTCTCGTTGATCGCGAAATACAAACCGGTCGGCCATCCGCTCGTCCTGGCGGCACGCGTTCAAGGCGACGTCAAGAGCGCCTTCCCCGACGGCCCACCGCCCGACAAGCCGGCCGAAGCGAAGAAGGACGCGGGCAAAGAGGGCGACGCGACGAATGCCGCCCCCGGCCAGGCCGAGAAGCCGGCATCGGGTGACTGGCTCAGGCAATCCGTGAAGCCGATCAACGCAATCGTGGTCGCCGACACGGATATGCTCAACGATCGATTTTGGGTGCGAAAGCAGGACTTCTTCGGGCATCAGCTTGTCCAACCCACGGCGGGCAATGGCGATTTCGTCGTCAACGCGCTCGACAACCTCGCGGGTTCGGACGCACTCATTGGCTTGCGCGGGCGCGGACTTGCAACGCGTCCCTTCGATCTCGTGCAGCGGATTCGCGCCGACGCGGACGCGCGGTATCTGAAACAAGCCCAGGATCTCGAGGATCGCCTCAAGGATACGGAGAAGAAAATTGCCTCACTCCAGAAGGAGGGCGACAGCGGTCAACATCAAATCCTGAGTGCCGAGCAGCAGCAGGAGATAAACAAATTCCGGGCTGACATGCTGACGACCCGCCAGTCCCTGAGAGAGGTACAGCACGCCCTGCGGGTCAATATCGAACGGCTCGCTGCCGTGTTGAAATTCATCAACATCGGGCTGATCCCGATCGTGATCGGAATCCTGGCCATCGTCATTGCCGTCATCCGCGCCTCGCGCCGGCGCCGGCGCTATGGCTCGACGTGAAGGTGAGGGGAATTCACGATGAAGAATCGAACGCTCGCCGTTCTCGCCGCTGTAACCGTCGTCGTGATTGTCGGGGCCGTCATCGTCAATACCCGCAAGGAGGCATTCACGACCGGCACGGGTGGTGCTTTCCTTCTGCCGGATTTCGCGGGGAAGCTGAACGATGCGGCAAAGATCGTCGTGGCATCGGGTGCGGGCTCGTTCACGATCGTGCGCGGGGACAAAAATTGGACGATCGCCGAGAAGTATGGCTACCCCGCGAAGTACGATGT
The window above is part of the Alphaproteobacteria bacterium genome. Proteins encoded here:
- a CDS encoding ABC transporter permease, with protein sequence LFLIPAISMRLWAEERKSGTIELLLTLPISVSQAVMGKFLAAWAFTGVALLLTFPMWVTVNILGRPDEGVIVAGYIGSFVMAGAFLSIGACMSAITKNQVIAFVVACAVCFLFILSGTPMVLNFVQGWLPQVLVDTVASFSFLTHFDAIKKGVIDVRDVIFLASLIGLFLYANIVSVELRKSA
- a CDS encoding Gldg family protein, translated to MRNLSRLDRTTLSILGLAVVVALFFAVNILAEGAFKATSLDLTQGRIYTLSKGTRELLADLKEPVTLRFYFSTRLGEQVPTYANYAARVRELLERYVSLSSGRIRLEVYNPEPFSDAEDRAVGYGLQGVSLGNEGDQVYFGLAGTNSTDDEQIISFFQPDRERFLEYDVTRLIAGLENPKKKIVGLISSLPMAGAFGNPMMGQGTTPPWTVLTEMREQFTVREFGDDPDKIDKDIDVLMIVHPKKLSEKAQFAIDQFVLGGGRALVFVDPNAESDAGPSPMMMTGATSSDLKKLLGSWGVELVPGKVAGDRTLATRVQANVQGRVQTIDYIAWLSLGADNIDHNDVVTTDVSSLLFATPGILERTKDASTTFTPLVETSSQATEIDAENLRMIPDFVSLIAKYKPVGHPLVLAARVQGDVKSAFPDGPPPDKPAEAKKDAGKEGDATNAAPGQAEKPASGDWLRQSVKPINAIVVADTDMLNDRFWVRKQDFFGHQLVQPTAGNGDFVVNALDNLAGSDALIGLRGRGLATRPFDLVQRIRADADARYLKQAQDLEDRLKDTEKKIASLQKEGDSGQHQILSAEQQQEINKFRADMLTTRQSLREVQHALRVNIERLAAVLKFINIGLIPIVIGILAIVIAVIRASRRRRRYGST